A window of Limosilactobacillus reuteri genomic DNA:
AACTCGCCAAGAATTCGGCCACTTTGAAGCTGATACCGTACTTTCTGGCAAACGTAAAGGTCAAGCTATGGTGACTTTTGTGGAGCGTAAGAGTCGCCTGACAATTGTTAAACGGCTCCATGGTCGCGATAGTCAGTCCATGACTCAAGCCGTACTTGAACTAGCTAGTCAACTTCAGGACAAGCTCAAGACGCTTACCGTGGATCATGGGAAAGAATTCGCTAACTATCAGGCAATTGAACAGCTAACGGGTACTCAGGTTTACTTTGCCCATGCCTATTCACCGCACGAACGCGGTAGTAATGAGAACCGTAATCGAGTTTTGCGACGGTTTATTCCCAAGGGACAAGCCATTGAAGAGCTGAGCGATCGCCAGCTGGTTCAAATCAATTGGTATCTGAATTCCCGACCACTTAAATGTCTTAACTGGCACACACCAATCGAGATCTTCTTGCTTAATCTACGTCACTAAATTCATTCAAGTTATTTCTTGCAATCTGCCTTTCAATAAAATTCTTAGATAAAGTTACTAATGATTCTGAATCTAGCACTAACTGACGTGCATTATATTGATAAGTAGAACTACCCAACGTAAATTTCTGGTCACCATCAACTATTAACTGACGATACATAACTTCAGGGATAATCACATCAAACTCTTGTGGTACAAGAACCCTTTGACCAGTCTTTCGATCCTTCTTTGTCTTAGCAATTTGTGGCTCAATGACTGCCTTTAATTCTGCAAGGTACTTTTCATTACTCTTTTTCTTTGCTTGATTTAATTTGTTAACTGCTCTTACTGGGATTCCAACGATACGGTAAGTTTCACCTTTTTTATTTCGTAACCTAATGATAGACATATACGCTGCTTTACTTCCACTATATCCACCATAAATTGCTGTGGTTTTATTTTGCTTCAGCGGAATTAATTTCTTACCTGAATTAGCTGGGTAAATTGTTTGATCAAACAATGCACCACTTCGCGTATATACTTCTTGTGAAATTAACATGTACTTAAAATTATAACCACGGTTCAATTTGGCAACTAATTCATCACGATCACCAATAATTTCACCAGTTTCCTTGTTTATAATCTTAGTTGGTTTCCTTATTTTTACATTTTTGCCCTCGGGCTCAAGATCATACAAAAAATTAAAGTGGTTAGTTTTCATCCCAATCCGAGTACTTTGTTTATCAAATTTTTTAAACTGACCATAAACAAAATATGGCTGCAATTTAGGATAACGATTATATAGGTATTGCCCTATAAATGCACTTAAATACGCATCAACAGCATGATGATAGTCATTAACATCCCGATTCTTAATTAGGTTAAATGATTCACGCATTTGATGAGTTAAACTTGCTTTAACTTCAATAATCTTAGAATCAGGATAACGACTTGCTAAAATATTTGCAGCTAATTTTATAACTTGGCGTGTTTCAACTAACTGACGGTTCACAAAACCAACTGCTTTAAACTTATCGATACTTTCGGGATTAGTTTGCAAGTTATTAAGTTTACGTTTACTAATCAAGCCGTGCTTTTGTAATTTGTTCCAAAATGGTTTCATCTTTCCAAATTTTAAAGCCGGAACAGTGTCAGACTTAGCGTTATTATCCTTTCGTCTTACAAGTATCCGGTTATCTAATGAATCATCCTTAAGAAACGCCTGCGGAAGGATATGGTCAATGTCATACATAGTCGAAATTTCATCAATATTAATTGGCTTCCCTGTATACATATCGCGACCAAGCTGGGTAAAGTATAAGTATAACCGATCTGATAAATCTGAAACACTACCTAACTCTTTAATTAACTGATCATCTTTCAGTAATTCTTTAGCGGTAGTTTCATAAATTTTTTGGATTTGTGTTTTCCTTGACTTTGTACGATCTGACCGTTCATCCGAGCGAGCAAACTCTAACGAAATAAACTTTGGTACTTTTCCAGCTGCCTTAACAATATCATCGACAACTTTAATTACCTGGCGAATTGCCTTTTTATTTTGTGGTGAAGTATAGGCATTGGCCAGTACGTCTTCGTAATTATCCTCAGTTAATTTATCTTGGTTCTCGTTAGTAATCTGTTCAGCAAACTCTGGACGACTTTGAATCTCCATAAATGTTCGCTGTGAGTTCCACAATATATCAAGAATTGATCTCCCATTCTTATCTTTTAGTTCGACTAGTAATTTTCTTGATAATCGTCCCCAGCCTTGATAGCGATGGCTTACTAACTCATTCTTTTGCTTTTCAGTGAGCCACCCAATTTCTTGTAACTTAACCTTATAGATCCGTGAATCTTCAAAAACAGTTGACCATTCAATAATCTTTTCTAAATCATCCTGCTTATTAGGATCATCAACAATTTCACTTCCTAGTATTTTTGTAAATCAATATATGAGCTTAATTGTGAATTAAATTTTTCAGGATCAGAGAGACCTGTAATTTGAGGTCGTTCAGGGATACCAAGATTTGCTTGAAGATAATTAGCTAACTTCTTCCTATTAATTTTCTTTTGGTGCTTAAATAGGTCATTATAAAGATTTTGTTTAACCGAAACAGAGAGTTTTTTACCATTTACTCTAATCATATTTAGCTCATTCAATACCTTAAAACGTTCGTAAATAAGGCTATGGGCAGGTAATACATCTTCGCCGATTAAATACGTATCCTTAGTAATCATCCGCTTAATAAAGTTATTTGCAGACGAAATTCTATCTACTTTTTTATCAAAATTCCATGGCGTTATTTGACCATTTTCTTTACGAACCATCCACGCAAATGAAGCATTTTTATTTCCTTGTTCTGTTTGAGGAGTTGTTTTAGGATCAATTAACGGTCCAACATAATACGGTACCCGGAAAGCAATTAATTCATCTAGCTTATACTTTGCATCTTTATGCTCCTTAACTGGATTTAATTCTGCTAACCATGGATAATATTGAGATTGGTTTACTATAATCTGATCAAGTTCTTTTTGGTGAAGCTGATATGGAATGACCCCATTTTGATTGGTCCGTTGCTTAGGCATAAACTTTTCTTCACTAATTAAGCCAAGAATTTTTTGAGTTGTTTCGGACTTATCAAGATTCTTCTTTACTGCTTTATAAAATTCTTCTTGAGAAATATGTCCGCTTTTCTTCAAAGAATTTCCAACATACTGGGCGTAGGTTTCAGCAATCTCTTTCCGATTTTTTATAGGAAGGATCTTTACATATTTCTTTAATAAATCAAGGTGTTCCTTATGAGTATCATACTTATCAATCATTGCTTCGGAAAGACTCATTCCACTTGGAACAATTCCATTTAAAGTCAATCGTGAGTACAAACTTAAAATAATATTCAAAATTGATTCTTGACTTTCATCAAGTTCGGAAATCAAGTTGGGTAACTTATCATCAATGTCGGCGCTACTAAAGTTTAGTTTCCATTTGCTTTTATCATCTGCTTCAATTTTCAAAATTTCATTTAGTGAAAAGTTATAGCCAAGAATTGCTTTACTTATCTGAGTAGCAATTTGCTTATTTATTTATCCAGTTCCTTATTATCCTGAGACGTAAGTAAAAGTTTAGCAATTTGCTTATTTATTTATCCAGTTCCTTATTATCCTGAGACGTAAGTAAAAGTTTAGCAACTTGCTTTTGCTTATCAAACTTCTTAATACTATGATCCAGTAAAATATCACTTATTTCTTTTACATTTTGTAAATTAATTTCAAAAATATTATTAGGATCTTCATTTAAGCAAAGATTATTCAGCTCATTGAAATCACCTGCAAAATCAATCTTACTCGTATCAAAATGTGCTACAGGTGTGGAATTCAAGAAATTTCCCCGGTACTTGATCATATGGTGAATTGCTAAGAAGATAGCCCGAAGATCAAATTTTTTATTTTCAGTCATCAATGCATATCGCAAATGATAAATTGTCGGATATTCCTCAGAAAATTTTTGATCTGTAATATCAGGAAAAAGTAATGATCCACTAAAATTTTTGTTATTATCTTTTGGTGAAAGATTTGATTCCTTCAAACGTGCAAAGAATGTGGGATCAACAGGCGTAATATATGGGTCAAAAAACTCTTCTAATAATGATAAGCGCCATTTACGCCGGTTCAATCGCTGACGGGTAGTGCGAAAGCCACGCCGATCTGCCGCTGTTTGCCCTTCTTCAAATAGGTTAACCCCCACTACTGTTTTTCCTTTTAACTTAATTGGGTCATACTGTTCATCAATACCAGCGAAGCCGACCGAGGTTGCCCCAATATCAAGTCCAAGATTATAGTCTTTCTTTATCATCCTTCTCCTCCTAGATAAGTCATTCATATATAGCATAGCAGAATTTTTAACCTAAATCATTAGTATCTATTGCATTTTCGAAATCGCTTACAATGAATGATGAATTTCTTAATTATTTTTCCTTGTTTATTTCCCTTAAAAGGGCCTTATCCTTGCTCTTGCTGGTATTACTGTTGGAACTAGTACTGTGGACTTAGCACTACCTTTTTTCAATCAACCAGTGTTGCCTATGCTGCTGAGATGACAAAGGAAAAGAATGATTTAGCCAACCGTTATATCGCTGATTATTTAGGCAACTGTCAACAATATGAACAGAATGACAAAACATTCAAAGGCTTTTCTTCAATCAAAGATATTACCTATTCGCGGGACAACAAGATTAAAATTGATGTTAATAATGATATCTATCAATTATCTAAAGCTCATCGTTCACTTTTGATTCAAGATTTGCAAAATGGTGTGTATGGCACATTAGCAGACAACGACCTTAAGAAGTTATCTGAAAAAGATATTCAAAAGGGTTGCCCAACTACTGTTTACTTGAATGGAAAAGTAATTGGCCACACTGCCAAGAATGATAACCACCATATTATTTGGAATAAATAACAAAATAAGAGATTTGGGACAAAGTCGGTGCTCCAAATCTCTTGTTTTCAGTTAAAGATCAATTTCTAAAATAATCGGCGTATGATCGCGACGTTCTCCACTATCGATCATCCCCGCTTCTGTAATCTTATCAGCAAGCCGGTCACTGACTAACCAGTAATCAATTCTCCAGCCAGAGTTATTTTGTTTACTAGTAATTACCCGTTGTGCCCACCAAGAATAAACTCCCTTTTCGTCGGGATGAAGGTGCCGGAAACTATCGGTAAAGCCAGCAGCTAATAGTTTTGAGAAATGCGTACGTTCTTCATCAGTAAAGCCAGCTGAATGATGGTTGGTCGCTGGATGAGCTAAATCAATCTCCTCATGAGCCACATTAAAATCACCACTAGCAATTACCGGTTTTTGCTGGTCAAGTTCATGCAGGTAGTCTCGGTAACAATCATCCCATGTTTGCCGCTCATCTAACCGCTTAAGCCCATTACCGGAATTTGGTGTATATACTTCTGTAACATAGAAGTCTGGAAATTCAAGGGTAATGATTCTTCCTTCATCATCCATTGGTTCTGGCGCATTAATTTTAGGATAAGTTACTTTTGGCTCATATTGGGCTAAATAAAGGTACATGGTTCCAGCATACCCTTTCCGTGCTGGTTCAACGGAACTTCGCCATGCCACTTCATAATTGGGGAATAATTCTTGTAAAACCGTCAAATGCTTCTTAGTTGGCCCATTCTTTGACAGCTTGGTCTCTTGAATGGCGATGACATCTGGCTTCATCGCTGCAATCTTTTGTAATACTTCCCGCGTTTCTCCAGCCCGTACGGAGGTTCCAGTTAGTGCCGCATTAATTGAATCAATGTTCCACGAAATAAATTTCACAGCTATTTCTCCTCGTATTCTATAAATATATCCTTACGGATTTTGTTACATTACAACTTGTTTTCTGGTCACCGCATGATAACCTCTAATTATCATTGGCTTTGGTCAGCTGGTATAGGTTATTTTCTCCTGTAGTTTTAACTACTTAAAAAGTCTGCCGCCCAGACAATCAACTGATTTTCGAACTCACATGCTGTATCGATTAGAAAGTTTGCTAATTCAGAGTAGGATTAGGTGCAGCTTTGACTCTCTAACCAATGAATACTGATACTTGCGAGGATGTTTTTAGTGATTGTAATTAAGGGCTATCATGCAGTGATCAGATTAAGACCAGTAAATTTTAATGAAAGGAGGCCATTCCAATGAAACTTTTTGTCGGTATTGACGTTAGCTCAAAAGATTTAGTCACTTCAATGATTTCTGAAGAAACATGTGATGTTGTTTTTCAAGGTAACTTTGTTAATGATTTGAAAGGCGCAACCGAATTAAAAGCCATTATTATTAACACGGCGAATTCAAATCATCTCGACCAAGTTGTGATTGGCATGGAAGCTACTTCCATTTACAGTTTTCACCCCGCAATGTTTTTTCAAGAAGACGCTGACCTCAAAAAACTTAATACGCAATCAGTAGTCATCGATCCCAAGAAAACTAAGCGGTATCATGATGTCTTCGCTGAAGATAAAAATGACCAAATTGATGCTTTTTATATTGCGGACTTCTTACGTGTTGGACGTTATTCAACAGGGATTGTTCGCCAAGAAAACTATATTGCCCTGCAACGATTAACGCGTTCCCGGTATGAGCTTGTTCAAAGCTTAGTTCGCGCCAAGCAACACTTTATTGAGAATTTATATTATAAGCTCAATAAACTAGTGATTTCTGATGAACTTAATACCTCAGTCTTTGGTTCGACGATGATGAGTCTGTTAACCGAAGATATGACCACTGATGACTTACTTAACATTTCAATTAATGATTTAGCTGATTACCTGAATGAACACGGTCGGGGTCGCTTCGCGAACCCTGAAGCCTTGGCAAAAACGATTCAAAAAGCAGTTCGCACTTCTTATCGTTTAGACAAGGTAATTGCTAATTCGGTTGATACTGTTCTCTCAGTTTATGCCGAGGAAATTAAAGCTTTTCAGAAAATGATTAAAGACCTCGACAAGGCAATTGAAGAAGTAACGAAAGTCATCGGTAAGGAGGAAGAAGTTCTGCGTTCAATTCCCGGAATTGGACCAGTATACGCTGCTGGTATCTTAGCCGAAATTGGTCAAATTGACCGATTTGATAATGAAGCTAAGCTAGCTAAGTACGCTGGGCTTTCCTGGCGAGAAAAGCAGTCCGGAGGTTACGCTAGTGACAACACTCCACTCAAAAGAACTGGCAATGCTTATCTTAGATACTATCTGGTTGAAGCTGCCAACCGCGTTAGAATTCAGGATCCAGTTTTGGGCGAGTATTATCAGCGTAAATATAAAGAAGTGAAGCATACACCATCAAAACGCGCCCTCGTTCTTACCGCACGTAAACTTATCAGGGTGATTTTCTTCCTACTCAAAAATCATCAAATCTATCAGGAGAAGAGGTAATTGGTATAGGAAGATAACTTGATTCTCGACGCTTAATTTTTAAAACACCTTGGTATCAAGGCTTATTTAAGTGCGTCAAAAATCTGGTCAAAACAAGTTCGTCAGTGATAATTTCATCTTGACTTATTACCACATGACTTTTTATTTCTTGATTTAAGGTCGCTTTCTTTGATGAATACCCCATCAGTAGTTGTCTTACCCGTTCGCTTTGCAATTTCTTGATAAGCTGCGGCAAGCGCTTGTTGATGGTCAACGCCCACTAATTTACAAAAGATTAGCAGTGCAATCTGTAAGTCACCGATGCTGTCGATAAGCTTAGTCTGATTTTCCTTATTATACGCACTAGAAAGTTCGCCAAGCTCTTCTGCCATCTTCATAAATTCGACACGTGGATCCGCGTGGTCAATCCCGCGTTCATGCGCCCACTCATCAATTTTTTGAAACAGATCCTCGTAATTCATCACATGTCACCTCATCAAGTGATAATTCTAGTCTTAACTATAAAATAAAAGAACTAGCTACGCAATAAGAAAATTTCACGCAAGCCTTCTTAACAGTATTTATCAATCACCGCTGTTATAATTATTGCTAGAGAAGGGAAGTGAAACAAGTGGACTTAACCAAGTATCGAATCGATCCTGCTAAGTTTGCTTCAGCTTGTGTTTAAAGTTCACCTGATCTTACCACTGAAGATAAATTAAGGATTTACAAGGAAGCATACGAAGAAGCGCTTACTTTCTATCACCAAATTCAAACAGCCGTTATTAATAAAGGTCGTTCAAAAGAAGATCGCAGTCTTAAGGAAATGGGAGACTTTTTCGATTTAAAGAACTAAATTAATCACCGAACTCACTACCTATCAAAATCTCCCATCCCAATTGATGAAAAATGTTTTTAAAATTAATTTACTTTGACTACTCACTGCAATCATGATTGTGGTGAGTTTTTTAATTTAAAATAAAAAAGGATGCCGATTAAGGCACCCTGTTTACCGGTACGGATTAAGTAACGAACTGAATCCATTTTGCACACCGGCATCTTTATCATTATGCTTTAATTATAACACAGTAATTCTGTGATACAATAGTCAAGCACGCTGTTAGGCGTAACGAACCTACAAATATATGCAAGTTGGGAGGTGTCCCAATTGCATTGGTGCATCTTTATCATTATCGTGCCGAACGGGCTCGTTAAGCAACTGTTACACTTTGTAAAGGTTGCAATCAAAAAGGCTCTCAAACGCCTAATTGAGGAATTACTTGGTTAAAACTCCATTTAATTCCAAGAGGAGGTGGGCGAGATGTTATTTCAGCGGTAGCGTTTATTTGCTATCGCTGTTTTATTATCCCGAAATGTCAATTTAAGTTAGAAAGAAAATAGTTGCTCATCAGTGACGTAAGACATGAATACTTCATATGGAGTTCGATAGCCTAGTGATTTACGGGGCAGGTTATTTCGCTTACTCATCAGTTGGGTTACCAATTCATCAGGAAGATTGCGGAAATCTAGCTGTTTCGTTAAGCCATCCCGGCGTAAAAGACCGTTGTTGTTTTCGTTCAGCCCTCGTTGATTGGGAGCACCAACCTCGGCAAAGTAAGTGTGAAGGTCAAATTGATTGGCAATCTCGCGCTAGCCGGCGAATTCTTTTCCGTTGTCAAAGGTAATCGATTTGAAGAAGTACCGCGGGAATTTCCGAAGCCACTGACTTAAGTGTTGGTTAATCGCATCAGCCGTCTTTTCGTGCACATTGAGTATAATTTCGACCTTCGATTGGCGTTCGGTCAGGGTCATTACCGCCCCTTGGTGCTTTTTGCCTTGGACGGTATCAGCTTCAAGGTGCCCAAATTCAGTGGCATAGTGCGGAAAGTCCTTGGCACGCTCGTGAATACTTCGCCCCAATTGGCCAGCCTTCCCGCGGCGCTCGACATAGCAATTCGGGTGCCGCTTACCTCGCATCGGCAAGGAACGGACATCGAAGCCGAACTGGCCACGTTCAAACATCCGGTAAAGAGTTCGCCGGTTACAACTAATTGGGCGCTCAGCGCGCCCAATAATGGTATCAGGCGTCCACCCCTGGGCAATTTTGTCGTTGATATAAGTGAGTTCAGCCAGTGACAACTGAGTACGTTTTCGGCCACAACGTTGCTTATTGCGCATATAGTGATCTTGATAATCAGCAATTGAGGCACCGGTTTCCAGGTAACGATAAACGCGATAAACGGTTTCGGCGCAACGGTTGATCATTTGGGCCACTCGGTACGCTTTAAGCTTTTGCACGAAAGAATGGGCGATGATTGTCAGCTCGTTTGTGGTAAGATGGGTGTAAGTCATTTGTGGTTTCCTTTCTTTTGTTTAGGGGTATTCAAAAGTCTACCACAAATGGCTTTTCTATTTTTCTAACTTATTTTCTAACTTAATTTTACAAACGGCGTATACTTAAAAAGCCTGAGCAGCAATTGCAGTTCAAAGCTTTTCTTAAAAATAATTTTAAAACAAAAAAAGAACCCTTGATACACAAGGGTTCTGCACTACTAGTTGTCACGACGACGTTCAGCGATACGAGTAGCCTTACCAGTACGTTCACGTAAGTAGTAAAGCTTAGCACGACGTACACGACCGTAACGAAGAACATCAATCTTGTCAACACGTGGTGAGTGAACTGGGAAAGTACGTTCAACACCTACACCGTTACTGATCTTACGTACAGTGTAAGTAGCACTGATACCAGCACCGTGGCGCTTGATAACAACACCTTCGAACATTTGGATACGTTCACGTGAACCTTCAACGATCCGAGCGTGAACACGAACAGTATCACCGGCACGGAATTCTGGAATATCATCCCGTAATTGACTAGCAGTAATCTTTTCGATTAACTTATTTTGACGCATAATGTATTTCTTTCCTTTCGCCGACATTCATGTCCTGTATGACGGGCAGCGGAATACCGTTATTCACAGCTAAACAGCCAATAACTACTATACATTGTTTTCGACTGTCTTTCAAGGGTAAATTAGTGGGTTTCTTTATTAATGATTGAATGACGAATCCCATAGATAAAGTAAATTAACAAACCAATCACAAACCAACCAACCATTAAAATTTTCGCATCAGTATTTAGGCCCCAGAAGATCACAGCTGAAAAGATCGCCGAAATCGCTGGAAGTACTGGATATAACGGCATCTTAAACTGAGCTTCGGGTAAATCTACCCCTTCCCGCGGACGCAAGGCATAGATTCCCAGAGAAATAAAGATAAATGCGACCAGGGTTCCCGCAGAAACAAGGGTTGCCAAGAACGTAAATGGGAAAACAGAACCCAAGATCATAGCCAAGAAAGTAATCATCCATAATGCATGATTAGGGACGTGTTTATCATCGATTTGTCCGAGTGATTTTGGTAATAACCTATCCCGTCCAAAAGCATAGATTAGTCGAGAGGAAGCTAAGAGAATTGCGATTAATGCCGAGAAAATACCAACAATCGCAACAACAGAAAGCAAGTTCGCCGTAATATAGTGTCCAGACTGCCTTAAAGCCCAGGCTGCTGGTTCCGCATTATTTGCATAACGGCTATATTTAAACATCCCCACTAATACGAGCGAAACTGCAATAAAGAAGCCTGTTCCTAGTAAGAGTGTCCCGATCAATCCTCGTGGCATTGTCTTTTCCGGGTTAATCGTTTCAGCTGTATTAGCCGCAATCGCATCAAAGCCGACATAGGCAATAAAGATTTGCGCAGTCCCAGCTAATATCCCCTGCCAGCCTCCAAAAGTGGTACCTGGTTGATGAGCGGGGAGAAATGGGACATAGTTTTGGGGATGAATTGCAGTTGCGCCCACAACGATAAACATTAAAATAACCAATAACTTTACACTAACAATAATATTTTCAATCCGGCTAACCTGATGGACACCGCGGGAAATTAAGATTCCAACGATTAGAATTGCAAAGGCGGCCAGAATATCAATATAAGACCCTGTATGTGGATCAAAGCCACCAGTTAAAGCATGGGGCAATTTAATCCCAAAGCTGCCGAGAAAGCCTTGCATATAAGCTGACCACCCAGACGCAACAAAGGCGACTGAAATAAAATACTCAGCTAAAAGGGCCCAGCCAGCAATCCAGCCAAAGAATTCACCAAACAAAACATTGATCCAGGAAAAAGCAGAACCAGCAAAAGGCAGTACCGAAGACGTTTCCGCATAAGCTAATGCCGATAATCCTGCACCAATTGCGGCTACAATGAAGGCCAATGGAACTGCAGGACCGGTATGCTCAGCGGCAACAATCCCTGGCAAAGTAAATATAGCCGTGCCCACTACCATCCCAGTTCCTAGTCCAATTAAGTCTCTTGTTCGTAAACTAGGAGTTAATTGCGCATCCTTTTCTTCATAAACGCGCGGATTTTGCTTAAGAAATAATCGTTTAATTAATTTTTTCATTCACGTCACCTTAGTCTGGAACAGTTGGATCTTCATCCAGCTTAATATCTTCTAACATTAGTTGTTGTTCCCGACTGAGCTTAGCGGTTTTTAAAAGGTCTGGTCGACGGTGAAGAGTCCGTCGTAGCGATTCACGCATCCGCCATTCTTTAATTTTTTGATGATTTCCACTCGTAAGAACTTCCGGTACCTTCATTCCCCGAAAATCTGCCGGACGTGTATATTGCGGATATTCTAGCAAACCGTTACTAAATGAGTCTCCCATTGGTGAAGACATATTGCCGAGCACACCAGGAACAAAGCGGACGGTTGCATCAATCATCACCATCGCAGCTAATTCTCCACCTGTTAATACATAGTCACCAAGAGATGCTTCATCGGTAACTAAATTACGAATTCGTTCATCATATCCCTCATAATGACCGCAGATAAATGTTAAGTGATCTTCTTGGGCTAACTCTTTGGCATAGGCTTGATCAAATTTTCGACCAGCGGGATCCATTAAAATAACGCGCCCTTTTGAATACTGATCTTTCGTTTGTTCATGAATTGCATCCATAGCGTCAAAAATCGGTTGCGCTTGAAGAAGCATCCCCGCTCCCCCACCAAATGGCGCATCGTCAACATGGTTATGCTTATCGGTAGTATATTGACGAAAATCGGTCACATTAATATCAACAAATCCATTATCTTGTGCTTTACCGATAATGGATTCCCCCATTGTTGCTTGAAACATATTGGGGAACAAGCTTAAAATATCAATCCTCATTATTCAAGTCCTTCCATTAATTCGACTGTTACAAGATTTTTATCAAGATCAACGTTTTTAACAACATCATCAATCACTGGTAATAATAAATCCCGTTTTTCTGGACGTTCAACAACCCATACATCATTCGCACCAGGGGATAGAATTTCCTTAATTTTACCCAGATGACGGCCATCTGTTGTTTCAACGTCTAATCCAATAATCTGGTGGTAGTAATATTGACCATCGTCTAAGGGCTGTTGATCATCAGCACTGACCATTAATTTGTGGTCACGGAATTGTTCAACATCATTGATATTATCGTAGCCGACAAACTTAACAAGAACGAAGCCCTTATGTTGTCGAGCACTTTCGATTGTCAATGGTAAAGGTTCTCCTGATTGTTGTAAGTACAAGATATTTCCCTTGGCAAATCGTTCATCAATAAAATCAGTAGTTGCTAATACACGCACTTCTCCACGAACACCATGAGTATTTACAATTTTACCAACATTATAATATTCCATAAATTCCTCCTGAAAAGACAAAAACTCCCACAGATTAGTGTGGGAGTTTTAAATTTAGTGACGATGGTCATTAATTAATAGCCGGACTCGCTTAGAGTTAGCCCGCCGAGATTGAGTACCCTCGACTATTATTCGCAATGCTGCGGCAACATGTCCCTGTCGGCCAATTAGACGGCCAACATCATTGGGAGCAACATCAATTATATAACGATGGTAACGTCCATCATCTTTTTGGGTAATTGACAATGCCTGTGGCTGCTTCAATAGCGGAATAACTAAACTACGAATTAACGACTCAATATCTGTCTCAGCCATGACTGATTATCACTACTTCTTAGCGTACTTTGCTTCGTGGTACTTCTTCATAACACCAGCTGCTTGAAGCATGTTACGAACAGTATCTGAAGGTTGAGCACCCTTTTGTAACCATTCCATAACAGCGTCTTCATCAAACTTGACTTCCTTAGGAGTAGTCAATGGGTTGTAAGTACCTACTGAAGTAATAAAACGACCATCACGTGGGGCACGTGAGTCAGCTACAACGATCCGGTAGAATGGACGCTTCTTTGAACCCATGCGCTTTAAACGAATTTTAAC
This region includes:
- the trmD gene encoding tRNA (guanosine(37)-N1)-methyltransferase TrmD; its protein translation is MRIDILSLFPNMFQATMGESIIGKAQDNGFVDINVTDFRQYTTDKHNHVDDAPFGGGAGMLLQAQPIFDAMDAIHEQTKDQYSKGRVILMDPAGRKFDQAYAKELAQEDHLTFICGHYEGYDERIRNLVTDEASLGDYVLTGGELAAMVMIDATVRFVPGVLGNMSSPMGDSFSNGLLEYPQYTRPADFRGMKVPEVLTSGNHQKIKEWRMRESLRRTLHRRPDLLKTAKLSREQQLMLEDIKLDEDPTVPD
- a CDS encoding KH domain-containing protein: MAETDIESLIRSLVIPLLKQPQALSITQKDDGRYHRYIIDVAPNDVGRLIGRQGHVAAALRIIVEGTQSRRANSKRVRLLINDHRH
- the rplS gene encoding 50S ribosomal protein L19, which produces MRQNKLIEKITASQLRDDIPEFRAGDTVRVHARIVEGSRERIQMFEGVVIKRHGAGISATYTVRKISNGVGVERTFPVHSPRVDKIDVLRYGRVRRAKLYYLRERTGKATRIAERRRDN
- the rpsP gene encoding 30S ribosomal protein S16 → MSVKIRLKRMGSKKRPFYRIVVADSRAPRDGRFITSVGTYNPLTTPKEVKFDEDAVMEWLQKGAQPSDTVRNMLQAAGVMKKYHEAKYAKK
- a CDS encoding MazG-like family protein codes for the protein MNYEDLFQKIDEWAHERGIDHADPRVEFMKMAEELGELSSAYNKENQTKLIDSIGDLQIALLIFCKLVGVDHQQALAAAYQEIAKRTGKTTTDGVFIKESDLKSRNKKSCGNKSR
- the rimM gene encoding ribosome maturation factor RimM (Essential for efficient processing of 16S rRNA), whose product is MEYYNVGKIVNTHGVRGEVRVLATTDFIDERFAKGNILYLQQSGEPLPLTIESARQHKGFVLVKFVGYDNINDVEQFRDHKLMVSADDQQPLDDGQYYYHQIIGLDVETTDGRHLGKIKEILSPGANDVWVVERPEKRDLLLPVIDDVVKNVDLDKNLVTVELMEGLE
- a CDS encoding IS110 family transposase, yielding MKLFVGIDVSSKDLVTSMISEETCDVVFQGNFVNDLKGATELKAIIINTANSNHLDQVVIGMEATSIYSFHPAMFFQEDADLKKLNTQSVVIDPKKTKRYHDVFAEDKNDQIDAFYIADFLRVGRYSTGIVRQENYIALQRLTRSRYELVQSLVRAKQHFIENLYYKLNKLVISDELNTSVFGSTMMSLLTEDMTTDDLLNISINDLADYLNEHGRGRFANPEALAKTIQKAVRTSYRLDKVIANSVDTVLSVYAEEIKAFQKMIKDLDKAIEEVTKVIGKEEEVLRSIPGIGPVYAAGILAEIGQIDRFDNEAKLAKYAGLSWREKQSGGYASDNTPLKRTGNAYLRYYLVEAANRVRIQDPVLGEYYQRKYKEVKHTPSKRALVLTARKLIRVIFFLLKNHQIYQEKR
- a CDS encoding amino acid permease, producing the protein MKKLIKRLFLKQNPRVYEEKDAQLTPSLRTRDLIGLGTGMVVGTAIFTLPGIVAAEHTGPAVPLAFIVAAIGAGLSALAYAETSSVLPFAGSAFSWINVLFGEFFGWIAGWALLAEYFISVAFVASGWSAYMQGFLGSFGIKLPHALTGGFDPHTGSYIDILAAFAILIVGILISRGVHQVSRIENIIVSVKLLVILMFIVVGATAIHPQNYVPFLPAHQPGTTFGGWQGILAGTAQIFIAYVGFDAIAANTAETINPEKTMPRGLIGTLLLGTGFFIAVSLVLVGMFKYSRYANNAEPAAWALRQSGHYITANLLSVVAIVGIFSALIAILLASSRLIYAFGRDRLLPKSLGQIDDKHVPNHALWMITFLAMILGSVFPFTFLATLVSAGTLVAFIFISLGIYALRPREGVDLPEAQFKMPLYPVLPAISAIFSAVIFWGLNTDAKILMVGWFVIGLLIYFIYGIRHSIINKETH